One genomic segment of Vigna radiata var. radiata cultivar VC1973A unplaced genomic scaffold, Vradiata_ver6 scaffold_427, whole genome shotgun sequence includes these proteins:
- the LOC106779133 gene encoding uncharacterized protein LOC106779133 → MEENFEVVFHHGGKFINERKLIYEGESTTYSFDPYVWSYFLVVSVVKGLSYDGFKELFYSIGGCSVLENRLEPLLDDVGAMQMITLARLNGQVHLFVVHKVSEPEVIHMLEYVPENTVEEQGEGMAKGEHEDEGRGMVEGECEEEGVGLVEGDREEEVGGMVEGECEEEGGVTVEVECEEEGEGNVEGECEDQGEVAANEVDKITKNVVLDEERVQADDVVEGHIETEDVGDVSSWTSSHKDDDGNDDVNYECMEGLVDVNVECNLEEDVGDEVADWFGNVQVDVQSDDSDLDDGINSDNVRGLSDDEWKYDELDSGAESDGQDDEDEGYRKFVTFSMPKSMVDYKWDVGTYFTDKQDFVDAIKTYLVQNGRNIKYLKNDKKRCRLKCMGAKGQCPWMAYCAYMEAIHMWQFRTIVDNHICSRGNKLRLLNAKWLSKRLEKTVRENPQVKGVEIREKISRKWNVGVSRCMAYRAKAIASDHVDGSFKDQYRKIYDYANELLARNPGSTVKVKVEETVDGHIFKRFYRCLKACEDSFVSCRPIIRLDGAFLKGKYGGEMLTVVGRDANDQMLPLADAVVEVENKETWRWFLELLVEDHGGIEVASSFTFMSNQQKGLLQVVQEVVPRVDQRFCVRHLYANF, encoded by the exons atggaagaaaattttgaagttgttttccaCCATGGTGGAAAGTTCATAAATGAAAGGAAACTTATCTATGAGGGTGAGAGTACAACTTATTCGTTTGACCCATACGTTTGGAGCTATTTCCTGGTAGTAAGTGTAGTAAAAGGGTTAAGTTACGATGGGTTTAAGGAGTTGTTCTACTCTATAGGTGGGTGTTCTGTCTTAGAAAATAGGCTGGAGCCTTTGTTGGATGACGTAGGAGCCATGCAGATGATAACCTTAGCTAGGCTTAATGGGCAGGTGCAtctatttgttgttcataaaGTGTCCGAACCTGAAGTAATTCATATGTTAGAATATGTTCCTGAAAATACAGTTGAAGAGCAAGGTGAGGGTATGGCTAAGGGTGAACATGAAGACGAAGGTAGGGGTATGGTTGAGGGGGAATGTGAAGAGGAAGGTGTGGGTTTGGTTGAGGGTGATCGTGAAGAGGAAGTTGGGGGTATGGTTGAGGGTGAATGTGAAGAGGAAGGTGGGGTTACAGTTGAGGTTGAATGTGAAGAGGAAGGTGAGGGTAATGTTGAGGGTGAATGTGAAGACCAAGGTGAGGTGGCTGCCAATGAAGTtgataaaattactaaaaatgtTGTTCTGGATGAAGAAAGAGTTCAGgctgatgatgttgttgaaggTCACATTGAAACAGAGGATGTTGGTGATGTTAGTAGCTGGACTTCTAGTCATAAAGATGATGATGGCAATGATGATGTTAATTATGAGTGTATGGAAGGTCTGGTTGATGTTAATGTTGAGTGTAATTTAGAAGAAGATGTAGGAGACGAAGTTGCAGATTGGTTTGGTAATGTCCAAGTTGATGTGCAATCTGATGATAGTGATCTTGATGATGGAATAAATAGTGATAATGTTAGAGGTTTGTCCGATGATGAATGGAAATATGATGAATTAGATAGCGGAGCAGAAAGTGATGGacaagatgatgaagatgaggGTTATAGGAAGTTTGTAACATTTTCCATGCCTAAGTCAATGGTAGATTATAAATGGGATGTGGGAACCTATTTTACTGACAAGCAAGACTTTGTGGATGCCATCAAAACATATTTAGTACAAAATggtagaaatattaaatatcttaaaaatgataagaagagATGTAGGCTAAAATGTATGGGTGCTAAAGGACAGTGCCCCTGGATGGCATATTGTGCTTATATGGAAGCCATTCATATGTGGCAATTCAGGACTATTGTTGACAATCACATATGTAGTAGAGGGAACAAATTAAGATTACTTAATGCAAAATGGCTCAGTAAGAGGTTGGAAAAAACTGTTAGAGAAAATCCCCAAGTAAAGGGAGTGGAAATTCGGGAGAAGATTAGTAGAAAATGGAACGTAGGTGTCTCTAGATGTATGGCTTATAGGGCAAAGGCCATTGCTTCAGACCATGTTGATGGTTCTTTCAAAGACCAATATAGAAAGATTTATGACTACGCAAATGAGCTCCTAGCTCGTAATCCAGGATCAACGGTGAAGGTCAAAGTTGAAGAGACAGTGGATGGACACATTTTTAAGAGGTTTTATAGATGTCTGAAGGCCTGCGAGGACAGTTTTGTGTCCTGCAGGCCAATTATTAGGCTAGATGGTGCTTTTCTGAAAGGGAAATATGGTGGAGAAATGTTAACTGTTGTTGGTAGAGATGCAAATGACCAAATGCTACCTCTAGCTGATGCTGTGGTGGAAGTTGAGAACAAGGAGACTTGGAGATGGTTCCTTGAACTTCTGGTTGAAGATCACGGTGGGATTGAAGTAGCTTCATCATTTACATTCATGTCGAACCAACAAAAG GGACTGCTGCAAGTTGTACAAGAAGTGGTCCCTAGAGTTGATCAACGTTTCTGTGTTAGGCACTTATATGCGAATTTTTGA